In a single window of the Rhodoferax saidenbachensis genome:
- a CDS encoding methyl-accepting chemotaxis protein, producing MKMGQFFSAGMWGMRKMRFGTKLGVLSAVLLLPMLAIVWQLIMREVNDIEIARAELEGIALVDDTSELIRQIQTHRGQSNMVLSGNTSAQAGRDKTREALRAARDSLDKKLSAITTFAVPAAWPELRTRIDALVPSLEGKPAPESFARHTALVEDLGRFVYGLADSSSLLYDPDPLTYLLMDTVVSRVIPWTEQVGKLRGLGAGLLSQPTLDEAGAVRVRLQLDALDAWVRDAQYSQSLMVKLGSKDPAATLAQTATTEFTRMARERFAPGAAISDSQTYFAAGTQTIGEVTKFQRSSIAGVQEQLQSRLADGIRLLWMTVVGSGVAMLLVVYFMLAFNLSFMADLREVLEFMKQTASGNLRHKTNVLGKDELSDMVIAMQAMVTNVSIMVASVRSNAALVAHAGESLVRGNEALSSRTEQQAANLEQTAASVEELSSTVEGNAQVAQQSDTTTQRVRETAEDGARGMVQAIASVEAIEASTKRMDEIVGVIDGLAFQTNILALNAAVEAARAGESGRGFAVVASEVRSLAGRSAESAKEIRKLITSSSAQVATGVAQIRAAGENINRIVEGVRGVAVNMSQISSSSAEQSSSLSEITSAVRQLDEITQQNAAMVERAVSQSTDLQDRASTLSKAVEVFKLQQGTTDEARALVERAMALRQRSGSRDTFLREVTLKETSLFDRDMYVFVLDGKGTYLAFGGNAAKVNTRVQDVAGIDGDALIASIIQQASQGPGWVEYEITNPATGKVQTKLSYVQQVDDVYVGCGVYKNLVAN from the coding sequence ATGAAAATGGGTCAGTTTTTTTCGGCGGGCATGTGGGGAATGCGCAAGATGCGCTTTGGCACCAAGCTGGGCGTGCTCTCGGCTGTGCTGCTGCTGCCCATGCTGGCCATCGTCTGGCAACTGATCATGCGCGAGGTCAATGACATCGAGATCGCCCGTGCCGAGCTCGAAGGTATTGCGCTGGTGGATGACACCAGCGAGTTGATCCGCCAGATCCAGACCCACCGCGGCCAATCGAACATGGTGTTGTCGGGCAACACCAGTGCCCAGGCCGGGCGGGATAAAACCCGCGAAGCCTTGCGCGCTGCGCGTGACAGCCTGGACAAAAAGCTGAGCGCCATCACCACCTTTGCCGTGCCTGCGGCCTGGCCTGAACTGCGCACCCGCATAGATGCCCTGGTTCCCTCGCTGGAGGGCAAGCCTGCCCCAGAGAGTTTTGCCCGGCACACTGCGCTGGTGGAGGATTTGGGGCGTTTTGTCTACGGCCTTGCCGACAGCTCAAGCCTGCTCTATGACCCAGATCCCCTGACTTACCTGCTGATGGATACGGTGGTGTCGCGCGTGATTCCCTGGACCGAGCAGGTGGGCAAGCTGCGCGGCCTGGGTGCGGGCCTGCTGAGCCAGCCCACGCTGGACGAAGCGGGCGCGGTGCGCGTGCGCTTGCAGCTGGATGCGCTGGACGCCTGGGTGCGCGACGCGCAGTACTCGCAAAGTTTGATGGTCAAACTGGGCTCCAAAGATCCCGCCGCCACGCTGGCCCAAACGGCTACCACCGAGTTCACCCGCATGGCGCGCGAGCGTTTTGCGCCCGGGGCCGCCATCAGCGATTCGCAAACCTATTTCGCTGCGGGTACCCAGACCATTGGCGAGGTGACAAAGTTCCAGCGCTCCTCCATCGCAGGGGTGCAAGAGCAGTTGCAGAGCAGGTTGGCTGATGGAATCCGCCTGTTGTGGATGACGGTAGTTGGCAGTGGTGTGGCTATGCTCTTGGTGGTGTATTTCATGCTGGCCTTCAACCTGAGCTTCATGGCCGATTTGCGAGAAGTGCTGGAGTTCATGAAACAGACCGCCAGCGGCAACCTGCGCCACAAAACCAATGTACTTGGCAAGGACGAGCTGTCCGACATGGTTATCGCCATGCAGGCAATGGTGACCAATGTGTCCATCATGGTTGCCAGCGTGCGCAGCAACGCGGCGCTGGTGGCCCATGCTGGGGAAAGCCTGGTGCGTGGCAATGAGGCACTGTCCAGCCGCACGGAGCAACAGGCTGCTAACCTGGAGCAAACTGCGGCCAGTGTGGAGGAGCTTTCCTCCACCGTGGAGGGCAATGCCCAGGTGGCGCAGCAGTCCGACACCACCACCCAGCGCGTGCGCGAGACGGCTGAAGACGGCGCGCGCGGCATGGTGCAGGCGATTGCCTCGGTGGAGGCCATCGAGGCGAGCACCAAACGCATGGACGAGATCGTGGGGGTGATTGATGGCTTGGCTTTCCAGACCAATATCCTGGCGCTGAACGCGGCGGTGGAAGCTGCACGGGCTGGCGAGTCGGGGCGCGGTTTTGCCGTGGTGGCGTCGGAAGTGCGCTCGCTGGCCGGGCGCTCGGCCGAGTCGGCCAAGGAAATCCGCAAGCTCATCACCTCGTCCAGTGCACAAGTGGCCACGGGTGTTGCGCAAATTCGCGCGGCGGGCGAGAACATCAACCGCATCGTGGAAGGCGTGCGTGGCGTGGCGGTCAATATGTCGCAGATATCGTCGTCCAGCGCAGAGCAAAGCTCCAGCCTGTCTGAGATTACTTCTGCCGTGCGCCAGCTCGACGAGATCACGCAGCAGAACGCGGCTATGGTGGAGCGTGCGGTCAGCCAGTCGACCGACCTGCAGGACCGCGCTTCCACGCTGTCCAAAGCGGTGGAAGTATTCAAGCTGCAGCAGGGTACCACCGACGAAGCGCGCGCCTTGGTGGAGCGCGCCATGGCATTGCGCCAGCGCAGCGGGTCGCGCGACACGTTCCTGCGTGAGGTCACACTCAAGGAAACCAGCCTGTTTGACCGCGATATGTATGTCTTTGTGCTGGACGGAAAGGGTACCTACCTGGCCTTTGGCGGTAACGCGGCCAAGGTGAATACGCGGGTGCAGGATGTTGCCGGGATCGACGGCGATGCGCTGATTGCCTCCATCATCCAGCAGGCCAGCCAGGGCCCGGGTTGGGTGGAGTACGAAATCACCAACCCTGCAACTGGCAAGGTACAAACCAAGCTCTCGTACGTCCAGCAGGTGGACGATGTCTATGTGGGATGCGGGGTCTACAAAAACCTGGTGGCGAACTAG
- the scpA gene encoding methylmalonyl-CoA mutase, giving the protein MTDKTPEFKTATLDAWAKAAAKSAPGGNVDALNWITPDGIAVKPLYTAADTAHLQHADTLPGFEPYLRGPQATMYAVRPWTIRQYAGFSTAEESNAFYRKALAAGGQGVSVAFDLATHRGYDSDHPRVTGDVGKAGVAIDSVEDMKILFDQIPLDKVSVSMTMNGAVLPVLAGYVVAAEEQGVSQDQLSGTIQNDILKEFMVRNTYIYPPAPSMRIIGDIIGYTAKNMPKFNSISISGYHMQEAGANQALELAFTLADGKEYVKTAIATGLDVDEFAGRLSFFWAIGMNFYLEVAKMRAARLLWCRIMKGFDAKAPKSLMLRTHCQTSGWSLTEQDPYNNVVRTTIEAMAAVFGGTQSLHTNSFDEAIALPTEFSARIARNTQLIIQEETHITNVIDPWAGSYMMEKLTQDMADAAWTIIEEVEAMGGMTKAVDSGWAKLKIEAAAAEKQARIDSGQDVIVGVNKYKLKTEDVIEARDIDNVAVRDGQIARLQNIKANRDAARVDSALAAITFAAENGTGNLLDLTIQAVRLRATVGEVSDALEKAFGRHRADTNKVSGVYAAAYDSSNGDTMEYWNVLKADIAGFAEKQGRRPRVMISKLGQDGHDRGAKVVATAFADLGFDVDMGPLFQTPEECARQAIENDVHAVGVSTLAAGHKTLVPAIIAELKKQGADDIIVFVGGVIPRQDYDFLYAAGVKGIYGPGTPIPVSARDVLSQIEKALA; this is encoded by the coding sequence ATGACCGATAAAACTCCCGAATTCAAAACCGCCACGCTGGACGCCTGGGCCAAAGCCGCCGCCAAGTCCGCTCCCGGCGGCAATGTGGACGCGCTGAACTGGATCACGCCCGATGGCATCGCGGTCAAACCCCTCTATACGGCGGCAGACACGGCCCACTTGCAGCACGCTGACACGCTGCCGGGCTTTGAGCCCTACCTGCGCGGCCCGCAGGCAACGATGTACGCCGTGCGCCCCTGGACGATCCGCCAGTACGCGGGCTTCTCTACCGCCGAAGAGTCCAACGCCTTCTACCGCAAGGCGCTGGCCGCAGGCGGGCAGGGCGTGAGCGTGGCGTTCGATCTGGCAACGCACCGCGGCTATGACAGCGACCATCCGCGCGTAACCGGCGACGTGGGCAAGGCCGGTGTGGCGATTGATTCGGTCGAGGACATGAAGATCCTGTTCGACCAGATTCCGCTGGACAAGGTATCGGTCTCGATGACGATGAACGGCGCGGTGTTGCCGGTGTTGGCGGGCTATGTGGTGGCGGCCGAAGAGCAGGGCGTGAGCCAGGACCAGTTGAGCGGAACGATTCAGAACGACATTCTGAAAGAGTTCATGGTGCGCAACACCTACATCTACCCGCCCGCGCCCAGCATGCGCATCATCGGCGACATCATTGGCTACACGGCCAAGAACATGCCCAAGTTCAACTCGATCAGCATCTCGGGTTATCACATGCAGGAGGCGGGCGCGAACCAGGCGCTGGAGCTGGCCTTTACGCTGGCCGACGGCAAGGAGTATGTGAAGACAGCGATTGCCACCGGGCTGGACGTGGACGAGTTTGCCGGGCGCCTGTCGTTCTTCTGGGCGATTGGCATGAACTTCTATCTGGAGGTTGCCAAGATGCGCGCGGCGCGGCTGCTGTGGTGCCGCATCATGAAGGGCTTTGACGCGAAGGCGCCCAAGAGCCTGATGCTGCGCACGCACTGCCAGACCAGCGGCTGGAGCCTGACCGAGCAAGACCCGTACAACAACGTGGTGCGCACCACCATCGAGGCGATGGCCGCGGTGTTTGGCGGCACGCAAAGCCTGCACACCAACAGCTTTGACGAAGCCATTGCGCTGCCCACTGAGTTCAGCGCGCGCATTGCCCGCAACACGCAGCTCATCATCCAGGAAGAGACGCACATCACCAACGTGATCGACCCGTGGGCGGGCAGCTACATGATGGAAAAGCTGACGCAGGACATGGCCGACGCGGCCTGGACCATCATCGAAGAAGTCGAGGCCATGGGCGGCATGACCAAGGCCGTGGACAGCGGCTGGGCCAAGCTGAAGATCGAAGCCGCCGCCGCCGAAAAGCAGGCGCGCATCGACAGCGGGCAGGACGTGATCGTGGGCGTCAACAAATACAAGCTGAAGACCGAAGACGTGATTGAAGCGCGCGATATCGACAACGTCGCGGTGCGCGACGGGCAGATTGCGCGGCTGCAAAATATCAAGGCAAATCGTGACGCAGCCCGCGTAGACAGTGCGCTGGCAGCTATCACTTTTGCAGCAGAGAACGGCACGGGCAACCTGCTGGACCTGACGATTCAGGCCGTGCGCCTGCGCGCCACCGTGGGCGAAGTGAGCGACGCTTTGGAGAAAGCCTTTGGCCGCCACCGCGCCGATACCAACAAGGTCTCGGGCGTGTACGCTGCGGCTTACGACTCTTCCAATGGAGACACGATGGAATACTGGAACGTGTTGAAGGCCGACATTGCAGGCTTCGCCGAGAAACAGGGCCGCCGCCCGCGCGTGATGATCAGCAAGCTGGGCCAGGACGGCCACGACCGCGGCGCCAAAGTGGTAGCCACCGCGTTTGCCGACCTGGGCTTTGACGTGGACATGGGCCCGCTGTTCCAGACCCCCGAAGAATGCGCCCGCCAGGCGATTGAAAACGACGTGCACGCGGTCGGCGTTTCCACACTTGCCGCAGGCCACAAGACGCTGGTACCCGCCATCATTGCCGAGCTGAAAAAGCAGGGCGCCGACGACATCATCGTTTTCGTCGGCGGCGTGATCCCGCGCCAGGACTACGACTTTTTGTACGCCGCAGGCGTCAAAGGCATCTACGGCCCGGGCACGCCGATCCCGGTAAGCGCGCGCGACGTGCTGAGCCAGATTGAAAAGGCGCTGGCCTGA
- a CDS encoding acyl-CoA carboxylase subunit beta: MQDILEQLEAKRELARQGGGEKRIAAQHKKGKLTARERLEILLDEGTFEEWDMFVEHRCVDFGMQDQKIPGDGVVTGYGMINGRLVFVYSQDFTVFGGALSEAHAEKICKVMDQAMKVGAPVIGLNDSGGARIQEGVASLGGYADVFQRNVMASGVIPQISMIMGPSAGGAVYSPAMTDFIFMVKDSSYMFVTGPEVVKTVTHEEVTAEELGGAITHTTKSGVADLAFENDVEALLMLRRLYNYLPLSNREKAPVRKSGDPLDRMDASLDTLVPDNPNKPYDMKELIVKTVDDGDFFEIQPEYAKNIIIGFARMDGQTVGIVANQPLVLAGCLDIKSSIKAARFVRFCDAFNIPVITFVDVPGFMPGTSQEYGGIIKHGAKLLYAYAECTVPKITVITRKAYGGAYDVMASKHLRGDVNFAWPNAEIAVMGAKGAVEIIFREDKGDPAKLAAKEAEYKARFANPFVAGARGFIDDVILPHETRKRICRSLVMLKDKKLENPWRKHGNIPL, encoded by the coding sequence ATGCAAGACATTCTTGAACAACTGGAAGCCAAGCGCGAACTCGCGCGCCAGGGCGGCGGCGAAAAACGCATCGCCGCGCAACACAAAAAGGGCAAGCTGACGGCGCGCGAGCGGCTGGAGATTTTGCTGGACGAAGGCACTTTTGAAGAGTGGGACATGTTTGTCGAACACCGCTGCGTGGACTTCGGTATGCAAGACCAGAAGATTCCCGGCGATGGCGTGGTCACCGGCTACGGAATGATCAACGGCCGCCTGGTGTTCGTCTACAGCCAGGACTTCACGGTGTTTGGCGGCGCACTCTCCGAAGCGCACGCCGAGAAGATTTGCAAGGTGATGGACCAGGCGATGAAGGTGGGCGCGCCGGTAATCGGCCTGAACGATTCGGGCGGTGCGCGCATTCAGGAAGGCGTGGCCTCCTTGGGCGGCTATGCCGACGTGTTCCAGCGCAATGTGATGGCCAGCGGCGTGATTCCGCAGATCAGCATGATCATGGGCCCAAGCGCAGGTGGTGCGGTGTATTCGCCTGCGATGACCGACTTCATCTTCATGGTGAAAGACTCCAGCTACATGTTCGTCACCGGCCCCGAAGTGGTGAAGACCGTGACGCACGAAGAAGTGACCGCCGAAGAATTGGGCGGCGCAATCACGCACACGACCAAGAGCGGCGTGGCTGATCTGGCGTTTGAGAATGATGTGGAAGCGCTGCTGATGCTGCGCCGCCTGTACAACTACCTCCCCTTAAGCAACCGCGAGAAAGCGCCCGTGCGCAAGAGCGGTGATCCGCTGGACCGCATGGACGCGAGCCTGGACACGCTGGTGCCGGACAACCCGAACAAGCCGTATGACATGAAGGAGCTGATCGTCAAGACGGTGGACGATGGCGACTTCTTTGAGATTCAGCCGGAGTACGCGAAGAACATCATCATTGGTTTTGCGCGCATGGATGGTCAGACCGTGGGCATCGTGGCCAACCAGCCGCTGGTGTTGGCAGGCTGCCTGGACATCAAGAGCAGTATCAAAGCCGCGCGCTTTGTGCGCTTCTGCGATGCGTTCAACATCCCGGTGATCACGTTTGTGGACGTGCCCGGCTTCATGCCCGGCACCAGCCAGGAGTACGGCGGCATCATCAAGCATGGCGCGAAGCTGCTCTATGCGTATGCCGAGTGCACCGTGCCCAAGATCACGGTGATCACGCGCAAGGCCTATGGCGGCGCGTACGACGTGATGGCGTCCAAGCACCTGCGCGGCGATGTGAATTTCGCCTGGCCCAACGCCGAGATCGCGGTGATGGGGGCCAAGGGCGCGGTGGAAATCATCTTCCGCGAAGACAAGGGCGACCCCGCCAAGCTGGCCGCGAAGGAAGCCGAATACAAGGCCCGCTTTGCGAACCCGTTCGTGGCCGGCGCACGCGGCTTTATCGACGACGTGATCCTGCCGCACGAAACCCGTAAACGCATCTGCCGCAGCCTGGTGATGCTCAAAGACAAGAAGTTGGAAAACCCGTGGCGCAAGCACGGGAACATTCCGCTGTGA
- a CDS encoding acetyl-CoA carboxylase biotin carboxylase subunit — MFTKILIANRGEIACRVIATAKKMGIKTVAVYSDADKEARHVALADEAVNIGPAPSRESYLLADKIIAACKQTGAQAVHPGYGFLSENAEFSKRVEEEGITFIGPKHYSIAAMGDKIESKKLAGKAGVNCIPGVNDAIETAEKAVEIAQGIGYPVMIKASAGGGGKGLRVAFNDKEAFEGFTSCRNEARNSFGDDRVFIEKFVEEPRHIEIQLMGDSHGNVIYLNERECSIQRRHQKVIEEAPSPFISDATRKAMGEQAVALAKAVKYQSAGTVEFVVGKDQSFYFLEMNTRLQVEHPVTEAITGLDLVELMIRVAAGEKLPLAQKDVQRNGWAIECRINAEDPFRNFLPSTGRLVRFAPPEQTLFAASVRPEPVEGLGGASTGSARTGVFGGVRVDTGVQDGGEIPMFYDSMIAKLIVHGTDRLDAIAKMREALNGFVIRGVSSNIPFQAALLAHPRFVAGDFNTGFIAENYGKGFFAEDVPHDDADFLVALAAFVRRKSRERATSLTGQLPGYAVNAGKDYVVVTLDAAGNNSYKAVHVDEFVGETGSARVRVGATSYEIRSSSRLNDICIHGTVNDKAFTAQIERGTPKNPLALRVQHNGTRIDALVMSPRMAELHALMPHKAPPDMSRYVLSPMPGLLVDVAVTVGQKVQAGERVAVIEAMKMENVLFAAADGVVGKVLATKGESLSVDQAIIEFA; from the coding sequence ATGTTTACAAAAATCCTAATTGCCAACCGCGGAGAGATCGCGTGCCGTGTTATCGCTACTGCGAAAAAAATGGGCATCAAGACGGTCGCCGTGTATTCCGATGCCGACAAGGAAGCACGCCACGTGGCGTTGGCCGACGAAGCAGTCAACATCGGCCCCGCACCCAGCCGCGAGAGTTATTTGTTGGCCGACAAGATCATTGCCGCCTGCAAACAAACCGGCGCGCAAGCCGTGCACCCGGGTTACGGCTTCCTGAGCGAGAACGCGGAGTTCTCCAAACGGGTGGAAGAAGAGGGCATTACCTTCATCGGTCCCAAGCATTATTCGATTGCTGCGATGGGCGACAAGATCGAATCGAAAAAGCTGGCGGGCAAGGCGGGTGTGAACTGCATTCCCGGCGTCAACGATGCAATTGAAACCGCAGAGAAGGCCGTCGAAATCGCCCAAGGCATTGGTTACCCCGTGATGATCAAGGCGTCGGCAGGCGGCGGTGGCAAGGGCTTGCGCGTGGCGTTCAACGACAAGGAAGCTTTTGAAGGCTTCACCTCCTGTCGCAACGAGGCGCGCAACAGCTTTGGCGACGACCGCGTGTTCATCGAAAAGTTTGTCGAAGAACCGCGCCATATCGAGATCCAGTTGATGGGTGACAGCCACGGCAACGTGATTTACCTGAACGAGCGCGAATGCTCGATCCAGCGCCGCCACCAGAAGGTGATTGAAGAAGCGCCAAGCCCGTTTATCAGCGACGCGACACGCAAGGCGATGGGCGAGCAGGCTGTGGCCTTGGCCAAGGCCGTGAAGTACCAGAGCGCAGGCACGGTGGAGTTTGTGGTCGGCAAAGACCAGAGCTTTTACTTTCTGGAAATGAACACGCGCCTGCAGGTGGAGCACCCGGTGACCGAAGCCATCACCGGCTTGGACCTGGTGGAGTTGATGATCCGCGTGGCGGCGGGCGAGAAGCTGCCGCTGGCGCAAAAGGATGTGCAGCGCAATGGCTGGGCCATCGAGTGCCGCATCAATGCCGAAGACCCGTTCCGCAACTTCCTGCCCAGTACGGGCCGCCTGGTGCGCTTTGCGCCGCCCGAGCAGACCCTGTTTGCTGCATCCGTTCGCCCTGAGCCTGTCGAAGGGCTTGGGGGGGCTTCGACAGGCTCAGCCCGAACGGGTGTGTTTGGTGGCGTGCGTGTCGATACCGGTGTGCAGGATGGTGGCGAGATTCCGATGTTTTACGACTCGATGATTGCCAAGCTGATCGTGCACGGCACGGACCGGCTGGACGCAATTGCCAAGATGCGTGAAGCCTTGAACGGTTTTGTGATTCGTGGTGTGTCCAGCAACATTCCATTCCAGGCCGCCTTGCTGGCGCACCCCAGGTTTGTGGCGGGGGACTTCAATACCGGTTTCATCGCCGAGAACTATGGCAAGGGCTTCTTTGCCGAAGACGTGCCGCATGACGACGCTGACTTCTTGGTGGCGTTGGCGGCCTTTGTGCGCCGCAAGTCGCGTGAGCGCGCGACCAGCCTGACCGGGCAATTGCCCGGCTACGCCGTCAACGCGGGCAAAGACTATGTAGTGGTCACGCTGGATGCTGCTGGCAACAACAGCTACAAGGCAGTGCACGTGGACGAATTTGTAGGCGAAACCGGCTCTGCCCGAGTACGGGTGGGCGCAACCAGCTATGAAATTCGTAGCAGTTCACGCCTTAACGACATCTGCATCCATGGCACGGTGAATGACAAGGCGTTTACTGCCCAGATCGAGCGCGGCACGCCCAAGAACCCGCTGGCCTTGCGCGTGCAGCACAACGGCACGCGTATCGACGCGCTGGTGATGTCGCCGCGCATGGCCGAGTTGCACGCGCTGATGCCGCACAAGGCGCCGCCCGACATGAGCCGCTACGTGCTGTCGCCCATGCCGGGCCTGCTGGTCGATGTGGCCGTCACCGTGGGCCAGAAGGTGCAGGCGGGTGAGCGTGTGGCGGTGATTGAAGCCATGAAAATGGAGAACGTGCTGTTCGCTGCAGCCGATGGCGTGGTGGGCAAGGTGCTGGCGACCAAGGGTGAAAGCCTGAGTGTGGACCAAGCGATCATCGAATTCGCATAA
- a CDS encoding GntR family transcriptional regulator — protein MTAVSTAPLASKSLAPRPLYEEVAELLRQRIFKRELEPGNWIDELKIAEEYGISRTPLREALKVLAAEGLVTMKVRRGAYVTEVSKTDLSDVYHLLSLLESDAAGVVATKATDAELAELKAIHKELEIAAKPIAAGKANTDEFFATNERFHMRLLAIANNRWRDQMVADLRKVMKLNRHNSLLKTGRIAESLAEHQAIMLALTSRDAVLTQQRMREHFANGLEAAE, from the coding sequence ATGACGGCCGTCTCTACTGCTCCCTTAGCCAGCAAATCACTCGCGCCACGCCCGCTTTATGAAGAAGTGGCCGAGCTGCTGCGCCAGCGCATTTTCAAGCGCGAGCTGGAACCTGGCAACTGGATTGACGAATTAAAAATCGCCGAGGAATACGGCATCAGCCGCACCCCCCTGCGCGAGGCGCTGAAAGTATTGGCCGCCGAAGGCCTGGTGACCATGAAGGTACGCCGTGGCGCCTATGTGACCGAGGTGTCCAAGACCGACCTGAGCGATGTGTACCACCTGCTCAGCCTGCTGGAGAGCGACGCGGCGGGCGTTGTCGCCACCAAGGCCACCGATGCTGAACTGGCGGAGTTGAAAGCGATCCACAAAGAGCTGGAGATTGCGGCGAAACCCATTGCTGCCGGCAAGGCCAACACAGATGAGTTCTTCGCGACAAATGAGCGCTTTCACATGCGCCTGCTCGCCATCGCCAACAACCGCTGGCGCGACCAGATGGTGGCCGACCTGCGCAAGGTCATGAAACTCAACCGCCACAACTCCCTGCTCAAAACCGGCCGCATCGCCGAGTCACTGGCCGAGCATCAGGCCATCATGCTGGCCCTGACTTCGCGAGATGCAGTGTTGACGCAGCAGCGCATGCGGGAGCATTTTGCGAATGGGTTGGAGGCGGCGGAGTAG
- a CDS encoding VOC family protein: MSQRPFKVLGIQQIAIGGPDKKRLQTLWVDMLGLEVTGTFKSEKENVDEDICAIGSGPFKVEVDLMQPLDPDKKPAVHTTPLNHVGLWIDDLPLAVEWLTAKGVRFAPGGIRKGAAGFDICFLHPKSNDEFPIAGEGVLIELVQAPPEVVAALSV, from the coding sequence ATGAGTCAAAGACCCTTTAAAGTGCTGGGCATCCAGCAGATCGCCATTGGCGGCCCGGACAAGAAACGCCTGCAGACGCTGTGGGTGGACATGCTGGGCCTGGAAGTCACCGGCACGTTCAAGAGCGAAAAAGAGAATGTTGACGAGGACATCTGCGCCATCGGCTCGGGCCCGTTCAAGGTCGAGGTCGATTTGATGCAGCCGCTGGACCCAGACAAGAAGCCCGCAGTGCACACCACGCCGCTGAACCACGTGGGCTTGTGGATTGACGATTTGCCACTGGCGGTGGAATGGCTCACGGCCAAGGGGGTGCGTTTTGCGCCGGGTGGTATCCGCAAGGGGGCGGCGGGGTTTGACATCTGCTTTTTGCACCCCAAGAGCAACGACGAATTCCCCATTGCCGGCGAAGGCGTGCTGATCGAGCTGGTGCAGGCGCCCCCGGAAGTGGTGGCCGCTTTGTCTGTTTGA
- a CDS encoding helix-hairpin-helix domain-containing protein has product MPKAVHASQAKVLTDIPNVGKSIAQDLRGLGVNTPADVAAMDPVATFEALRTPMGKRHDPCVLDTFLAAKDFMNGGPAQPWWHFTPLRKVQKLTPE; this is encoded by the coding sequence ATGCCTAAGGCGGTGCACGCTTCACAAGCCAAAGTGCTGACGGACATCCCGAATGTCGGAAAGTCCATCGCGCAGGACTTGCGTGGTCTGGGCGTCAATACGCCTGCCGATGTGGCGGCGATGGACCCCGTTGCAACGTTTGAGGCATTGCGCACGCCCATGGGCAAGCGCCACGACCCCTGCGTTCTCGATACTTTTCTGGCCGCCAAAGATTTCATGAACGGTGGCCCCGCACAACCCTGGTGGCACTTCACGCCGCTGCGCAAAGTGCAAAAACTGACTCCCGAATAG
- the meaB gene encoding methylmalonyl Co-A mutase-associated GTPase MeaB — translation MVGAVLDTGAANQQRRAIAKAITLLESTRTDHRAQADELLTALLPHTGKSLRLGISGVPGVGKSTFIEVLGLYLIDKGHRVAVLTIDPSSTVSGGSILGDKTRMEKLSMHEKAYIRPSPSSGTLGGVAEKTREAMLVCEAAGYDIVIVETVGVGQSETAVQGMSDMFVLMQLPNAGDDLQAIKKGVMELADLVVINKADIDADAATRAQALITSSLRLLGMHGNPNDPHSDKHWSPKVISLSALMGQGVDKFWTAVSEFQTLQTANGNLASRRQNQSLAWMWERIDAGLKQSFKNNPAVREQLPQLTKAVQSGQMAASTAARNLLAAASQVFTVRAEPTHAVRAEPVEAHANTIASPSTGSGRTDF, via the coding sequence TTGGTCGGCGCAGTTCTGGACACCGGTGCGGCCAATCAGCAACGCCGCGCGATTGCTAAAGCCATCACGCTGCTGGAATCCACCCGCACCGACCACCGCGCGCAGGCCGACGAGTTGCTGACTGCCTTGCTGCCGCACACCGGCAAGTCTCTGCGGCTTGGCATCAGCGGCGTGCCGGGCGTGGGCAAGAGCACGTTCATTGAAGTGCTGGGCCTGTACCTGATTGACAAGGGCCACCGCGTGGCGGTGTTGACGATTGACCCGTCGAGCACAGTGTCGGGCGGCTCCATCCTGGGCGACAAGACGCGGATGGAAAAGCTCTCGATGCACGAGAAGGCGTATATCCGCCCGAGCCCCAGCAGTGGCACGCTGGGCGGTGTGGCCGAAAAGACGCGCGAGGCCATGCTGGTTTGCGAAGCGGCGGGCTACGACATCGTGATCGTCGAAACCGTGGGCGTGGGACAGAGCGAGACTGCGGTGCAGGGCATGTCGGACATGTTTGTGCTGATGCAGTTACCCAATGCGGGCGACGACTTGCAGGCGATCAAGAAGGGCGTGATGGAGCTGGCCGACTTGGTAGTCATCAACAAGGCCGACATCGACGCCGACGCCGCAACGCGCGCGCAGGCGCTGATCACGTCGAGCCTGCGGCTGCTGGGCATGCACGGCAACCCGAACGATCCGCACAGCGATAAACATTGGTCGCCGAAAGTCATTTCACTCAGCGCCTTGATGGGCCAGGGCGTGGACAAGTTCTGGACTGCGGTGTCCGAGTTTCAAACTCTGCAAACCGCCAACGGCAATCTGGCGAGTCGCCGTCAAAACCAGTCTTTGGCGTGGATGTGGGAGCGCATTGACGCTGGGCTCAAGCAATCGTTCAAGAACAATCCGGCAGTGCGCGAGCAACTGCCGCAACTGACCAAAGCGGTGCAGTCCGGCCAGATGGCCGCCAGCACTGCAGCACGAAATCTGCTCGCAGCCGCAAGTCAAGTTTTTACCGTTAGGGCTGAGCCCACCCACGCCGTTCGGGCTGAGCCTGTCGAAGCCCATGCGAACACCATTGCAAGCCCTTCGACAGGCTCAGGGCGAACGGATTTTTAG